The nucleotide sequence TCGGCAATGGCAATAAAGGTATTGAGGCTGGCCAGATCCATCTCGGATTCCTCTTGGTTATCCAATGGATAAAAAATATGAATTTGAGTTATCGAATGTAAGCACTTAGCATCATCCCCACAAGCCTTAAGGGCATAGAGACACGCTGATGAGGGTTCGCTGATGGCCGGCAAAACGTTGTACGACAAGCTCTGGGACATGCATGAGGTCAAGCGCCGGGACGACGGTTCGTCGCTGATCTATATCGATCGGCACATTCTCCACGAAGTGACTTCGCCGCAAGCCTTTGAGGGCTTGCGCTTGGCCGGCCGCAAGCCGTGGCGTATCGACGCCAACATCGCGACCCCAGATCACAACGTGCCAACCACCCGCGCTGAACGTCAGGGCGGCCTTGAGGCGATTGCCGACGAAGTGTCGCGTATTCAGGTCCAGACCCTGGACGAGAACTGCGACGATTTCGGCATCCTCGAATTCAAGATGAACGACGTGCGCCAGGGCATCGTCCACGTGGTCGGCCCGGAGCAGGGCGCCACTCTGCCGGGCATGACCGTGGTCTGCGGCGACTCGCATACCTCGACCCACGGCGCCTTCGGCGCGCTGGCCCACGGCATCGGCACTTCCGAGGTCGAGCACGTGCTGGCCACCCAGTGCCTGGTGGCCAAGAAGATGAAGAACATGCAAGTGCGCGTCGAGGGCCAGTTGCCCCAGGGCGTCACCGCCAAGGACATCGTCCTCGCCATCATCGGAAAGATCGGCACCGCCGGCGGTAACGGCCATGCCTTGGAGTTCGCCGGCAGCGCAATCCGCGACTTGTCGATCGAAGGCCGGATGACCATCTGCAACATGTCCATCGAGGCCGGGGCGCGGGTCGGTCTGGTCGCTACCGATGAGAAGACCATCGCCTACGTACAGGGCCGTCCGTTCGCTCCACAAGGCGCGGATTGGGACAAGGCGGTCGCCGCCTGGGCTGACCTGGTGTCCGATGCCGATGCGCATTTCGATACCGTGGTCGAGCTGAAGGCCGAAGACATCAAGCCGCAGGTCAGCTGGGGCACCTCGCCGGAAATGGTCCTGGCCGTCGACCAGCGCGTGCCGGATCCGGCTGCCGAGGCCGATCCGGTCAAGCGCGACTCGATCGTCCGTGCCCTCAAGTACATGGGTTTGAACGCCAATCAGGCGATCACCGATATCCAGCTGGATCGCGTGTTCATCGGCTCCTGCACCAACTCGCGCATCGAGGATCTGCGCGCTGCGGCCGCCGTCGCCAAGGGCCGCAAGGTCGCCACGACCATCAAGCAGGCGCTGGTGGTGCCGGGCTCCGGTCTGGTCAAGGCGCAGGCCGAGAAAGAGGGTCTGGATAAGATCTTTATCGAAGCCGGTTTCGAGTGGCGTGAGCCGGGGTGCTCCATGTGCCTGGCGATGAATCCGGACAAACTCGGCAACGGCGAGCATTGCGCCTCGACGTCGAACCGCAACTTCGAAGGCCGCCAAGGCGCGGGTGGGCGTACCCACCTGGTCAGTCCGGCAATGGCCGCCGCCGCCGCGGTGACCGGCCGTTTCATCGATGTGCGTGAACTGACCCAGGCCTGAGGAGACCGAACATGAAAGCCTTTACCCAGCATACCGGTCTCGTTGCGCCGCTCGACCGCGCCAACGTCGACACCGACCAGATCATCCCCAAACAGTTCTTGAAGTCGATCAAGCGCAGCGGTTTCGGCCCTAACCTGTTCGACGAGTGGCGTTACCTGGATGTCGGTCAGCCGAACCAGGACAATTCGCAGCGCCCGATCAACAAGGACTTCGTGCTGAACTTCCCGCGCTACCAGGGCGCCAGCGTGCT is from Pseudomonas sp. LS44 and encodes:
- the leuC gene encoding 3-isopropylmalate dehydratase large subunit, with protein sequence MAGKTLYDKLWDMHEVKRRDDGSSLIYIDRHILHEVTSPQAFEGLRLAGRKPWRIDANIATPDHNVPTTRAERQGGLEAIADEVSRIQVQTLDENCDDFGILEFKMNDVRQGIVHVVGPEQGATLPGMTVVCGDSHTSTHGAFGALAHGIGTSEVEHVLATQCLVAKKMKNMQVRVEGQLPQGVTAKDIVLAIIGKIGTAGGNGHALEFAGSAIRDLSIEGRMTICNMSIEAGARVGLVATDEKTIAYVQGRPFAPQGADWDKAVAAWADLVSDADAHFDTVVELKAEDIKPQVSWGTSPEMVLAVDQRVPDPAAEADPVKRDSIVRALKYMGLNANQAITDIQLDRVFIGSCTNSRIEDLRAAAAVAKGRKVATTIKQALVVPGSGLVKAQAEKEGLDKIFIEAGFEWREPGCSMCLAMNPDKLGNGEHCASTSNRNFEGRQGAGGRTHLVSPAMAAAAAVTGRFIDVRELTQA